ACTGTCCTGCGGAGAACCCTCGGAAATGGCGTGGGAAATCCTGTCGGAAGAGGCCGCGGACTTCTTGACCATTCCCGACAGCATCGTCGCGCCCACCGTGCGCCTGCTGGCCAATGGGGAGACCGGGGATGAGGTCGTCGAGGCCGGAGAAAGCGCTGTGGCCGGGCTGGCCGCTGTGATCGCTGCGCGTCAGGATCAGGCACTGTCAGAAACGCTAGGGCTGGATGAGACATCGCGCGTGTTGCTGATCGGGTCCGAAGGTGTGACCGATCCGGCGATCTTCGAAGCGATCATGGCCGGGGCGGACCATGTCTGACGCGCGGCTGACTCTTGGGACCGTTGGCGCACCTTCGCGGGGGTTCCCGGAAGCCGAGTTCGCCACCCGTACCGAAAAAGCGCAGGCCTTGATGGCGCAACAGGGGCTACACGGGATGCTTTTGCTGACCGAACCCGAGGTGCGCTATTTCAGCGGCTTTCACACGCTGTTCTGGCAAAGCCCCACGCGACCTTGGTTTCTGTTCGTCCCGGCAACTGGCAAGCCCATTGCGATCATCCCGGAAATCGGCGCCGAATTGATGCGCCAGACATGGATCGAGGATATCCGCACCTGGAGTGCCCCTGCCCCGTCGGATGACGGGATCAGCCTGCTGACCGAGCTTCTGTCTCCTTTGGCGCAGTCCGGCGGCCGGCTGGGCGTCTTGAAAGGCCACGAAACAAACCTTCGAATGCCATTGGGCGATTATGAACGGCTGATGTCATCTTTGCGCGGCATGGAGGTCGCGGATGCCACCGGTCTGGTCCGCGCCCTGCGCATGGTCAAATCCGAGGCTGAAATCGAAAAGCTTGCGCATATCTGTGGCATCGGTTCACGCACATTTGGCGAGGTGCCACAGCTTGCCCGCGAAGGGCTGCCTTTCGAGGATCTGTTCCGCCTCTTTCGCCGCGAAGCATTGTTTCAAGGTGCCGATGATGTGCCCTATTTGGTCGGCGGCGCGGATCAGGGCGGATATCACGACGTGATCTCGCCCCCGTCGCCCCGCCCCTTGCAGCGTGGGGATATCTTCATGTTGGACACGGGCGCCACGTGGGACGGGTATTACTGCGACTTTGATCGAAACTGGGCCATTGGTCATGCCGATGATGCCTCGCGCCGAGCCTATGACGTTTTATGGCGCGCGACCGAGGCCGGGATCGAGGCCGCCCGCCCCGGAACCACCTGCCGCGACCTGTTCCACGCCATGCAATCTGTGATCGCCGAGCTGGATGATCAGGGCGGTGATGTTGGGCGTCTGGGGCATGGGCTGGGGATGCAGCTGACCGAATGGCCGTCGCACGCCGCGTTTGACGACACGGTGATAGAGGAAAACATGGTGCTGACGTTTGAACCCTCGCTTTCTTATGGCGATGGGCGCATCATGGTCCATGAGGAAAACATCGTCGTGCGGGCGGATGGCGCAAAGCTTTTGACCCAACGCGCAGCGACTGAACTGCCAGTGATCTGAGGGCATTATGCTGAAGCTTGAGTTCGACACAGATGACGGGATCGGAACGCGCGCCAATTTGGGCATGATCGTTCTGGAAACGGATGAAACGCTAGAGACCGAGTTCGCCCGGATGGCAGACCTAGAAGGCGTCGCGCGCTATCACAGCCGCATCCCGATGGTCACTGATATCCGCCCAGACACTCTGGCGCGGATGAAAGATGACCTGCCTGCATCGGCAAGGCTATTCCCATCGTCGTTCGAGTTCGACGTGATCGGGTATGGCTGCACTTCGGCATCGACCGTGATTGGCTCGGACAATGTCGCGGCCGCAATTCAAAGCGTTCGTCCCGGTGCGAAAGTGACCGATCCTCTGGCTGCGCTGATCGCGGCGGGGAAATCTCTGGGTGCGAAAAACCTCGGCTTCATAACACCTTACATCCCTGAAGTGTCACTGAAAATGCGCGAAAAACTGGAAGCTGCGGGCTTTCACATTTCGGCTGGCGGATCGTTCGAGGAAGGCGATGATCGTGTGGTCGCCCGTATCACTGAAGGCGCAATCCACAACGCCGGGCTTCAGGTCGCGAGCACCGCCGACGCCAATTGCGACGCCCTTGTGATCGCCTGCACCAATCTGCGCTGTCTGAATGTCATTCCGCAGCTCGAGGCCGAACTTGGCATCCCGGTCCTGTCCAGCAACACAGCCCTTGTGTGGCACATGCTGCGTCTGGCTGGGATCGAAGATGAGATGCCCCAAATTTGCCGGCTGTTCGGCACTCAACTCGCCTCCTAGCCCCCCCAACGCCGACAAGGCGGAAAGCTGCCGACCCAGCGAATCCTGTGGTGCTTGGCCCAACGACGGGCTAGATTTCAAGGCATTGGGGATTGTTGTGCTGCTCACAAGGAATCTGGGTTTGAGAAAGTTGAATTTCGCGCCGCTTTGGCGACGGATTTGCATGCCCGTCGCGTTGGTCTTTTTGGGTCAGTCTGCACTGGCGCTCGACGACGTTCAGATTACGGTTCTGGGGGCAGACAGCGATCTGGAAAGCGCGATCAATGCAGCATCACTTGTACAGACTGCCAAGCAAGACGGTGAAACCGATCCCCGCGACGTGATGGCCGCCGCGTTGGCGGAATATGGTCGCCTGACGGAAGTGCTTTATGCCAATGGCTATTACGGCGGCGTGATCCGCATCCGTGTCGACGGACGCGAGGCCGGGCGCATCCCCGTTTTCAACCTGCCTACTCGTATCAGCACCATCGCGATCACCGTGGATCCGGGTGCTCCGTTCACATTTGGAGCGGCGCGCGTTGCGCCTCTGGCTCCGGGGACGAAGTTGCCTGAAGGGTTTCGCGCTGGCGCACGTGCAGAAAGCACGCAAGTTCAAGCGGCTGCCGACGCGGCCCATCTGGCTTGGCGTCAGGCGGGTCACCCAAAGGCTGATCTGACCAGCCAAAGCATCACCGCCGATCACACCCGTCACACCCTGTCGGCAGATCTGCGATTTACCTCAGGTCCCAAAGCCCAGTTTGGCCGCATGACCCAGACGACTGACAGCACAGTCCGGGCCGAGCGCATCACACGTATCGCCGGATTTCCCAGTGGCGAGGTATACTCGCCCGAAGCCCTTGAGAAAGTGGCAAGCCGTCTGCGCCGCACAGGCGCGTTCTCATCTGTATCCCTGACTGAAGCCGAGACGCTCAACCCGGATGACACGTTGGACGTGGGGCTTGCCCTCGCTGACGAAAAACCACGTCGGTTTGGTGTTGGCGCAGAATTGTCATCGCAAGAGGGCATCGGCCTATCCGCATATTGGATGCACCGAAATTTCCTTGGCGGGGCGGAACGCTTCCGGGTCGAAGGCGAGGTTGCCGGTATTGGCGGGCAGAACAGCGGCACGGACTATCGCCTGGGCGCACGATTGGAACAACCTGCCACGTTCGGCCCCGACACGACGGCATTCGGGTATGCCAATGCCGCCTACGAAGATGAGCCGGCGTATATTTCGCGCAGCATTGAACTGGGGGCCGGGATGACACGCATCTTCTCGGACACCCTAAACGGCGAGATTGGCGTTGGGCTGCATTATTCCGACACCACCGACGTATTCGGCGATCGCGAGTTCTTTCACCTGACGTTGCCGATTGGTCTGACATGGGACCGTCGCAATGATCTGCTGGATGCGACTTCAGGTCTGTTTGTCCGCGCCGAGGTCACACCGTTTCTATCTCTGAACGATGGTGGCAGTGGCGCACGGGGTTTTGTTGATGCGCGCGCCTATCGCGGACTGGGGGTCGGAGACCGCTTTGTGTTCGCGGGCCGTGTTCAGGCGGGCACAGTTTATTCTGAGAGCGTCACGGATATCCCACCCGAATACCTGTTCTTCTCGGGCGGCGGAAACTCGGTCCGCGGACAGCCTTATCAGTCGCTGGGTATCCCCGTAGGTGCAGACCTGCGCGGCGGGCGGTCTTATCTGGCGCTGTCCACTGAACTGCGCGCAACAATCACCGATACGATTGGCGTGGTAGCCTTTGCCGATGCCGGTCATGTCAGCGATGACAGCCTGTTTGCAGGCGATGGCAACTGGCACGCAGGTGCGGGGCTTGGGGTGCGGTATAAGACCCCTATCGGGCCGCTTCGCTTGGATGTGGCGTGGCCGATTTCCGGAGACACCGGTGACGGCATTCAAATCTACCTCGGCATTGGACAGGCGTTCTGATCATGACACGACGTTTCTTGCTGATCTTGGTGACTTGTCTGGCTCTGCCTTTTGCGGCCCTGTCGCAAAGCGCGGACAGCTCATCCGAAGATGATCGTGGCTATCTGCAAGCCTTTCTGGAAGACAACCTGTCCGACACCGGGCGCGAGATCAAAATCATCGGATTTGCGGGGGCATTTAGCTCTCAGGCCACTGTCGACGAGATTACAGTCGCGGATCGCGAGGGGATCTGGCTTAGCTTGCGTGGCCTGACAC
The Aliiroseovarius pelagivivens DNA segment above includes these coding regions:
- a CDS encoding maleate cis-trans isomerase family protein, translated to MLKLEFDTDDGIGTRANLGMIVLETDETLETEFARMADLEGVARYHSRIPMVTDIRPDTLARMKDDLPASARLFPSSFEFDVIGYGCTSASTVIGSDNVAAAIQSVRPGAKVTDPLAALIAAGKSLGAKNLGFITPYIPEVSLKMREKLEAAGFHISAGGSFEEGDDRVVARITEGAIHNAGLQVASTADANCDALVIACTNLRCLNVIPQLEAELGIPVLSSNTALVWHMLRLAGIEDEMPQICRLFGTQLAS
- a CDS encoding autotransporter assembly complex protein TamA — encoded protein: MRKLNFAPLWRRICMPVALVFLGQSALALDDVQITVLGADSDLESAINAASLVQTAKQDGETDPRDVMAAALAEYGRLTEVLYANGYYGGVIRIRVDGREAGRIPVFNLPTRISTIAITVDPGAPFTFGAARVAPLAPGTKLPEGFRAGARAESTQVQAAADAAHLAWRQAGHPKADLTSQSITADHTRHTLSADLRFTSGPKAQFGRMTQTTDSTVRAERITRIAGFPSGEVYSPEALEKVASRLRRTGAFSSVSLTEAETLNPDDTLDVGLALADEKPRRFGVGAELSSQEGIGLSAYWMHRNFLGGAERFRVEGEVAGIGGQNSGTDYRLGARLEQPATFGPDTTAFGYANAAYEDEPAYISRSIELGAGMTRIFSDTLNGEIGVGLHYSDTTDVFGDREFFHLTLPIGLTWDRRNDLLDATSGLFVRAEVTPFLSLNDGGSGARGFVDARAYRGLGVGDRFVFAGRVQAGTVYSESVTDIPPEYLFFSGGGNSVRGQPYQSLGIPVGADLRGGRSYLALSTELRATITDTIGVVAFADAGHVSDDSLFAGDGNWHAGAGLGVRYKTPIGPLRLDVAWPISGDTGDGIQIYLGIGQAF
- a CDS encoding M24 family metallopeptidase; this translates as MSDARLTLGTVGAPSRGFPEAEFATRTEKAQALMAQQGLHGMLLLTEPEVRYFSGFHTLFWQSPTRPWFLFVPATGKPIAIIPEIGAELMRQTWIEDIRTWSAPAPSDDGISLLTELLSPLAQSGGRLGVLKGHETNLRMPLGDYERLMSSLRGMEVADATGLVRALRMVKSEAEIEKLAHICGIGSRTFGEVPQLAREGLPFEDLFRLFRREALFQGADDVPYLVGGADQGGYHDVISPPSPRPLQRGDIFMLDTGATWDGYYCDFDRNWAIGHADDASRRAYDVLWRATEAGIEAARPGTTCRDLFHAMQSVIAELDDQGGDVGRLGHGLGMQLTEWPSHAAFDDTVIEENMVLTFEPSLSYGDGRIMVHEENIVVRADGAKLLTQRAATELPVI